CCCGGCTTGATGCGGGAGAGCAGGAATTGGATGGCGGCGGATAGCAGCGCATATAGGAGGGGAAGCAGAACTTTCGCGGGATTCCGTTCGATGATGGAAAGCGCCAGAAAGACCGCCAGCTGTGTCAAAACTCCGATGGCTACCCACGTTCTGGGCACGCGAAAATGGCGGATGTCTTCGACGACAAGCGCCAGTCCGCAGATCAGACTCGGGAGTGCTGCAATGTAGGCCATATCGGTAAGATAGTGCATAAACCCATTGATTGACGAATGGAAAGCGCGAAAAAGCGGAAAATTCAAGATTTATTTTTCTAAATCTTGATTCGTCAAGGTTCGGCAAGGAGTGAATATGTTGCGTTGGCAGACGGCAGGGGAGTCGCACGGTGAGGCGTTGGTCGCGATGATTGAGGGCCTTCCGGCCGGCGTTGAGTTGCGCTCACAGGACGTCGTGGATGCGCTGGCGCGCAGGCGTCTGGGCTACGGCCGCGGGGCGCGCATGAAGTTCGAGCAGGACAAGGTGCGCGTTTTGACCGGCGTACGTCACGGTAAGACGTTGGGGTCGCCGGT
This genomic stretch from Bifidobacterium sp. ESL0690 harbors:
- a CDS encoding prepilin peptidase, with protein sequence MHYLTDMAYIAALPSLICGLALVVEDIRHFRVPRTWVAIGVLTQLAVFLALSIIERNPAKVLLPLLYALLSAAIQFLLSRIKPGALGFGDVTASFLVGLAVGSFGLMPYLYWWLLMGALGLLWIPVYPKLIKNSSHKAPFVPVIVASAIIAILLSAI